A region from the Streptomyces sp. 3214.6 genome encodes:
- a CDS encoding GuaB1 family IMP dehydrogenase-related protein, with translation MRFLNDIQPAYDLTYDDVFMVPSRSAVGSRQAVDLSAPDGTGTTIPLVVANMTAVAGRRMAETLARRGGLVVIPQDIPIDVVTDVVSWVKSRHLVLDTPIVLAPHQTVADALALLPKRAHNAGVVVDEDFRPVGVVTDADLSGVDRFTQLEVVMSRDLLLLDADIDPREAFNTLDAANRRYAPAVGKDGKLAGILTRKGALRATLYTPAVDAHGRLRVAAAVGINGDVAGKAKQLLDAGVDTLVIDTAHGHQESMIGAIRTVRALDPRVPIVAGNIVSAEGVKDLIDAGADIIKVGVGPGAMCTTRMMTGVGRPQFSAVLECAAEAKKYGKHVWADGGVRHPRDVAMALAAGASNVMVGSWFAGTYESPGDLQHDADGRPYKESFGMASARAVRNRTSEESAYDRARKALFEEGISTSRMFLDPARPGVEDLIDSIIAGVRSSCTYAGAGSLEEFAEKAVVGIQSAAGYAEGKPLHASWS, from the coding sequence GTGCGTTTCCTCAACGACATCCAGCCCGCCTACGACCTGACCTACGACGACGTCTTCATGGTGCCGAGCCGCAGCGCGGTCGGATCACGTCAGGCCGTCGACCTCTCCGCCCCGGACGGCACGGGCACCACGATCCCGCTGGTCGTCGCCAACATGACCGCCGTCGCCGGTCGCCGGATGGCCGAGACCCTGGCCCGGCGCGGTGGGCTCGTCGTGATCCCGCAGGACATTCCGATCGACGTCGTCACCGACGTCGTCTCCTGGGTCAAGAGCCGTCACCTGGTGCTGGACACCCCGATCGTGCTCGCCCCGCACCAGACGGTGGCCGACGCGCTGGCCCTGCTGCCCAAGCGGGCGCACAACGCGGGTGTCGTCGTCGACGAGGACTTCCGTCCCGTCGGCGTCGTCACCGACGCGGACCTCAGCGGCGTCGACCGCTTCACGCAGCTCGAGGTCGTCATGTCCCGTGACCTGCTGCTGCTCGACGCCGACATCGACCCGCGCGAGGCCTTCAACACCCTCGACGCGGCCAACCGGCGCTACGCCCCGGCCGTCGGCAAGGACGGCAAGCTCGCCGGCATCCTCACCCGCAAGGGCGCCCTGCGCGCCACGCTTTACACCCCGGCCGTCGACGCGCACGGCAGGCTGCGCGTCGCCGCGGCCGTCGGCATCAACGGCGACGTCGCGGGCAAGGCCAAGCAGCTGCTCGACGCGGGCGTGGACACGCTCGTCATCGACACCGCGCACGGCCACCAGGAGTCGATGATCGGCGCGATCCGCACCGTGCGCGCCCTCGACCCGCGGGTGCCGATCGTGGCCGGCAACATCGTCTCCGCAGAGGGCGTCAAGGACCTGATCGACGCGGGCGCCGACATCATCAAGGTCGGCGTCGGACCCGGTGCCATGTGCACCACCCGCATGATGACCGGCGTGGGCCGGCCGCAGTTCTCGGCAGTCCTGGAGTGTGCCGCCGAGGCGAAGAAGTACGGCAAGCACGTGTGGGCCGACGGCGGTGTCCGCCACCCGCGCGACGTCGCGATGGCACTGGCCGCCGGCGCGTCCAACGTGATGGTCGGGTCCTGGTTCGCGGGCACGTACGAGTCCCCGGGCGACCTCCAGCACGACGCGGACGGCCGCCCGTACAAGGAGTCGTTCGGCATGGCCTCCGCGCGGGCCGTCCGCAACCGCACGTCCGAGGAGTCGGCGTACGACCGGGCTCGCAAGGCGCTGTTCGAGGAGGGCATCTCCACCTCCCGGATGTTCCTCGACCCGGCCCGTCCGGGCGTCGAGGACCTGATCGACTCGATCATCGCGGGCGTCCGCTCCTCCTGCACGTACGCGGGCGCGGGCTCGCTCGAGGAGTTCGCCGAGAAGGCCGTCGTGGGGATCCAGAGCGCGGCCGGCTATGCGGAGGGCAAGCCGCTGCACGCCAGCTGGAGCTGA
- the fmt gene encoding methionyl-tRNA formyltransferase — MKLVFAGTPEVAVPALDALLASVRHEVAAVVTRPDAPAGRGRRLIASPVAQRAEEAGIEVLKPLKPRDPEFLARLKEIAPDCCPVVAYGALLPRVALDIPAQGWVNLHFSLLPAWRGAAPVQHSIMAGDEITGASTFLIEEGLDSGPVYGTVTEEIRSTDTSGDLLTRLAFAGAGLLAATMDGIADGSLKAVPQPGEGITLAPKITVDDAQVDWATPALRVDRVVRGCTPAPGAWTTFRGERLKLIQVKPVPERTDLAPGALAVGKNSVHVGTGSYAVELVWVQAQGKKPMRAADWARGVRIGEGETVGA, encoded by the coding sequence ATGAAGCTCGTCTTCGCCGGTACCCCCGAGGTCGCTGTTCCCGCTCTGGACGCTCTGCTCGCCTCCGTGCGGCACGAGGTGGCCGCTGTCGTCACGCGGCCCGACGCGCCGGCCGGGCGGGGGCGGCGGCTGATCGCTTCTCCTGTCGCCCAGCGCGCGGAGGAGGCGGGCATCGAGGTGCTGAAGCCCCTCAAGCCCCGGGACCCGGAGTTCCTGGCGCGGTTGAAGGAGATCGCGCCGGACTGCTGCCCCGTCGTGGCCTACGGGGCGCTGCTGCCCAGGGTGGCGCTGGACATCCCGGCCCAGGGCTGGGTCAACCTGCACTTCTCGCTGCTGCCCGCCTGGCGCGGCGCCGCTCCCGTCCAGCACTCCATCATGGCGGGGGACGAGATCACCGGCGCCTCCACCTTCCTCATCGAGGAGGGGCTCGACTCCGGTCCGGTGTACGGGACGGTCACCGAGGAGATCCGGTCCACCGACACCAGCGGTGACCTGCTGACCCGGCTCGCCTTCGCCGGCGCCGGACTGCTCGCCGCGACCATGGACGGGATCGCGGACGGCAGCTTGAAGGCCGTGCCGCAGCCGGGCGAGGGGATCACGCTCGCACCGAAGATCACCGTCGATGACGCCCAGGTCGACTGGGCCACGCCGGCGCTGCGCGTCGACCGCGTCGTGCGCGGCTGCACCCCCGCGCCCGGCGCCTGGACCACCTTCCGTGGCGAGCGGCTCAAGCTGATCCAGGTCAAGCCGGTTCCCGAGCGGACCGATCTCGCCCCCGGCGCGCTGGCCGTCGGCAAGAACAGCGTGCATGTCGGCACCGGCTCGTACGCGGTGGAGCTGGTGTGGGTGCAGGCGCAGGGCAAGAAGCCGATGCGGGCCGCCGACTGGGCGCGCGGCGTCCGGATCGGGGAGGGCGAGACCGTCGGGGCGTAA
- the argG gene encoding argininosuccinate synthase, with product MSKVLTSLPAGERVGIAFSGGLDTSVAVAWMRDKGAVPCTYTADIGQYDEPDIASVPGRAKTYGAEIARLVDCRAALVEEGLAALTCGAFHIRSGGRAYFNTTPLGRAVTGTLLVRAMLEDNVQIWGDGSTFKGNDIERFYRYGLLANPHLRIYKPWLDADFVTELGGRKEMSEWLVAHDLPYRDSTEKAYSTDANIWGATHEAKTLEHLDTGVETVDPIMGVRFWDPSVEITAEDVTIGFDQGRPVTINGKEFSSPVDLVMEANAIGGRHGLGMSDQIENRIIEAKSRGIYEAPGMALLHAAYERLVNAIHNEDTLAQYHNEGRRLGRLMYEGRWLDPQALMIRESLQRWVGAAITGEVTLRLRRGEDYSILDTTGPAFSYHPDKLSMERTEDSAFGPVDRIGQLTMRNLDIADSRAKLEQYAGLGLIGTGSPTIGASQAAATGLIGTMPELPEGGAEVIASRGEVSEADELLDRAAMEFGTD from the coding sequence ATGTCCAAGGTCCTCACCTCCCTTCCCGCCGGCGAGCGCGTCGGCATCGCCTTCTCCGGCGGGCTCGACACCTCCGTCGCGGTCGCGTGGATGCGCGACAAGGGCGCCGTCCCATGCACCTACACCGCCGACATCGGCCAGTACGACGAGCCCGACATCGCCTCGGTGCCCGGCCGCGCGAAGACCTACGGCGCCGAGATCGCGCGCCTGGTCGACTGCCGTGCCGCCCTGGTCGAGGAGGGCCTGGCCGCGCTCACCTGCGGCGCGTTCCACATCCGCTCGGGCGGGCGCGCCTACTTCAACACCACTCCCCTCGGCCGTGCCGTCACCGGCACCCTCCTGGTCCGGGCGATGCTCGAGGACAACGTCCAGATCTGGGGCGACGGCTCGACGTTCAAGGGCAACGACATCGAGCGGTTCTACCGCTACGGCCTGCTCGCCAACCCGCACCTGCGGATCTACAAGCCCTGGCTGGACGCGGACTTCGTGACCGAGCTCGGCGGCCGCAAGGAGATGTCGGAGTGGCTGGTCGCCCATGACCTGCCCTACCGGGACAGCACGGAGAAGGCGTACTCCACCGACGCCAACATCTGGGGCGCCACCCACGAGGCCAAGACTCTGGAGCACCTGGACACCGGCGTGGAGACCGTCGATCCCATCATGGGCGTGCGGTTCTGGGACCCGTCGGTCGAGATCACCGCCGAGGACGTGACGATCGGCTTCGACCAGGGCCGCCCGGTGACGATCAACGGCAAGGAGTTCTCCTCCCCCGTCGACCTGGTGATGGAGGCCAACGCCATCGGCGGCCGGCACGGCCTCGGCATGTCGGACCAGATCGAGAACCGGATCATCGAGGCGAAGAGCCGCGGCATCTATGAGGCGCCGGGCATGGCCCTCCTGCACGCCGCATACGAGCGCCTGGTCAACGCGATCCACAACGAGGACACCCTCGCCCAGTACCACAACGAGGGCCGGCGCCTGGGCCGCCTGATGTACGAGGGCCGCTGGCTGGACCCGCAGGCGCTGATGATCCGTGAGTCGCTCCAGCGATGGGTCGGCGCCGCCATCACCGGCGAGGTCACCCTGCGGCTGCGGCGCGGCGAGGACTACTCGATCCTCGACACCACGGGCCCGGCATTCAGCTACCACCCGGACAAGCTCTCCATGGAGCGCACCGAGGACTCGGCCTTCGGCCCCGTCGACCGCATCGGCCAGCTGACCATGCGCAACCTCGACATCGCCGACTCGCGCGCCAAGCTGGAGCAGTACGCGGGCCTCGGTCTGATCGGCACCGGCAGCCCCACCATCGGCGCCTCCCAGGCGGCCGCGACCGGTCTGATCGGCACCATGCCGGAGCTCCCGGAGGGCGGCGCCGAGGTCATCGCCTCGCGCGGCGAGGTCTCCGAGGCCGACGAGCTGCTGGACCGCGCCGCGATGGAGTTCGGCACGGACTGA
- a CDS encoding primosomal protein N', producing MSSENGQGGGGAAGEGAPPEQLALIRESVRQAKAPRAMPRTWRGAALAEELPVARVLVDKGVLHLDRYFDYAVPAELDADAQPGVRVRVRFGAGRGRVREGRREGGGLIDGFLIERLAASDYSGPLAALAQVVSPERVLSQELLGLARAVADRYAGSLADVLQLAVPPRNARAEQRPSPAPLPPPRAPEAGPWARYERGGAFLESLAAGSAPRAVWNALPGPEWSEALARAVAATLASGRGALVVVPDGRAAARVDAALTALLGEGRHALLTADAGPEKRYREWLAVRRGSVRAVVGTRAAMFAPVQDLGLVALWDDGDDSHSEQHAPQPHAREVLLLRAAQDKCGFLMGGWSCTVEGAQLVESGWARPLVAAREQVRRSAPLVRTVGDQDLARDEAARAARLPTLAWQTVREGLRHGPVLVQVPRRGYVPRMACAQCRAPARCRHCSGPLEARDGGAAGGSLWCGWCGREEGAWHCPECGSFRLRAQIVGARRTAEELGRAFPAVPVRTSGREQVLDTVPGAPALVVSTPGAEPVAEGGYAAALLLDGWAMLGRPDLRAGEDALRRWIAAAALVRPQGDGGIVVVVAEPTLRPVQALVRWDPVGHAVRELAERAELGFPPVSRMAAVSGTAEAVAAFLEAVELPREAEVLGPVPVPAGPAGRPRRAGAPPPGEQWERALIRVPPGRGAALAAALKAAQAARMARASRPTRGGEDVVRVRVDPPDIG from the coding sequence GTGAGCAGCGAGAACGGGCAGGGGGGCGGTGGGGCGGCCGGCGAGGGCGCCCCACCGGAGCAGCTCGCGCTGATTCGGGAGAGCGTGCGGCAGGCCAAGGCGCCGCGAGCCATGCCCCGGACGTGGCGGGGGGCCGCACTGGCCGAGGAGTTGCCCGTCGCGCGGGTGCTCGTCGACAAGGGTGTGCTGCACCTGGACCGCTACTTCGACTACGCGGTGCCGGCCGAACTCGACGCGGACGCGCAGCCGGGGGTGCGGGTGCGGGTGCGGTTCGGGGCCGGGCGCGGGCGGGTCAGGGAAGGGCGCCGCGAGGGCGGCGGGCTCATCGACGGGTTCCTCATCGAGCGGCTCGCCGCATCGGACTACTCCGGCCCGCTCGCGGCGCTCGCCCAGGTGGTGTCGCCCGAGCGGGTGCTGAGCCAGGAGCTGCTGGGGCTGGCGCGAGCCGTCGCCGACCGGTACGCGGGGAGCCTGGCCGATGTGCTGCAACTCGCGGTGCCGCCGCGCAACGCACGCGCCGAGCAGCGGCCCTCGCCCGCCCCGCTGCCCCCGCCGAGGGCGCCGGAGGCCGGGCCCTGGGCGCGGTACGAGCGGGGTGGCGCGTTCCTCGAGTCGCTGGCGGCCGGGAGCGCGCCGCGGGCCGTGTGGAACGCGCTGCCCGGTCCCGAGTGGAGCGAGGCGCTGGCGCGGGCCGTCGCCGCGACGCTCGCCTCGGGTCGCGGGGCCCTGGTCGTCGTACCGGACGGGCGGGCCGCCGCGCGGGTCGACGCGGCCCTGACGGCGCTGCTGGGGGAGGGCCGGCATGCGCTGCTCACCGCGGACGCCGGGCCCGAGAAGCGGTACCGCGAGTGGCTCGCGGTACGACGCGGGTCGGTGCGGGCGGTCGTCGGAACGCGCGCCGCGATGTTCGCGCCGGTTCAGGACCTGGGGCTGGTCGCGCTCTGGGACGACGGGGACGACAGTCACAGCGAGCAGCACGCGCCGCAGCCCCATGCGCGGGAGGTGCTGCTGCTGCGGGCCGCTCAGGACAAGTGCGGTTTCCTGATGGGAGGTTGGAGCTGCACGGTGGAGGGTGCCCAGCTCGTCGAGAGCGGCTGGGCACGGCCGTTGGTCGCCGCGCGGGAGCAGGTGCGGCGCTCCGCTCCGCTGGTGCGCACCGTGGGGGACCAGGACCTCGCTCGGGACGAGGCCGCCAGGGCCGCCCGGCTGCCCACCCTGGCCTGGCAGACGGTCCGGGAAGGGCTGCGGCACGGGCCGGTGCTGGTGCAGGTGCCCCGACGGGGGTACGTGCCGCGGATGGCGTGTGCGCAGTGCCGTGCCCCCGCTCGGTGCCGACACTGCTCCGGGCCGTTGGAGGCGCGGGACGGCGGCGCGGCGGGCGGGTCGTTGTGGTGCGGGTGGTGCGGGCGTGAGGAGGGCGCCTGGCACTGCCCGGAGTGCGGCTCGTTCCGGTTGCGGGCCCAGATCGTGGGGGCGCGGCGGACCGCAGAGGAGCTGGGGCGGGCGTTTCCCGCTGTTCCGGTGCGTACATCGGGGCGCGAGCAGGTGCTGGACACCGTGCCGGGGGCGCCCGCGCTCGTCGTGTCCACGCCAGGGGCCGAGCCGGTCGCCGAGGGCGGGTACGCGGCCGCGCTGCTGCTGGACGGCTGGGCCATGCTCGGCCGGCCCGACCTGCGGGCCGGGGAGGACGCGCTGCGCCGCTGGATCGCGGCCGCCGCGCTCGTGCGGCCCCAGGGGGACGGGGGGATCGTGGTCGTCGTCGCCGAGCCCACGCTGCGGCCCGTGCAGGCGCTGGTGCGGTGGGATCCCGTGGGGCACGCCGTGCGGGAGCTCGCCGAGCGCGCCGAGCTGGGGTTTCCGCCGGTGTCGCGGATGGCGGCGGTGTCGGGGACCGCGGAGGCGGTGGCCGCGTTCCTGGAGGCCGTCGAACTGCCTCGGGAGGCGGAGGTGCTGGGGCCGGTTCCGGTGCCGGCCGGTCCGGCGGGGCGGCCTCGACGGGCGGGGGCGCCGCCGCCCGGGGAGCAGTGGGAGCGGGCGTTGATCCGGGTTCCGCCGGGCAGGGGCGCCGCGCTGGCTGCCGCGTTGAAGGCGGCGCAGGCGGCTCGGATGGCTCGGGCTTCCCGGCCGACCCGGGGTGGGGAGGACGTTGTCCGGGTGCGGGTCGATCCGCCGGACATCGGGTGA
- a CDS encoding Lrp/AsnC family transcriptional regulator, with product MLNDLDERIVHALAEDARRSYADIGHLVGLSAPAVKRRVDRLRATGAITGFTVRVDPAALGWETEGFVEIYCRRNTSPETIQRGLERYQEVVAASTVTGEADAVAQVFAADMRHFERVLERIAGEPFVERTKSVLVLSPLLRRFSSGSPT from the coding sequence GTGCTGAACGATCTCGACGAACGCATCGTGCACGCCCTCGCCGAGGACGCCCGCCGCTCCTACGCGGACATCGGACACCTGGTCGGCCTGTCCGCGCCCGCCGTGAAACGGCGCGTGGACCGGCTGCGGGCCACCGGAGCCATCACCGGCTTCACCGTGCGGGTCGACCCGGCGGCCCTCGGCTGGGAGACCGAGGGTTTCGTCGAGATCTACTGCCGGCGCAACACCTCCCCGGAGACCATCCAGCGGGGCCTGGAGCGCTACCAGGAGGTCGTGGCGGCGTCCACCGTCACCGGCGAGGCGGACGCGGTCGCCCAGGTCTTCGCCGCCGACATGCGCCATTTCGAGCGTGTGCTGGAGCGGATCGCGGGGGAGCCGTTCGTGGAGCGCACCAAGTCGGTGCTGGTGCTGTCCCCGCTGCTGCGCCGCTTCTCCTCGGGCTCGCCGACATGA
- a CDS encoding sugar-binding transcriptional regulator yields MNSSEEIAVSGMSAGRSAMRMGPAELVQAAAMARRFYLEGKSKIQIAEEFGVSRFKVARVLETALERDLVRIEIRVPAELDAERSDALRARYGLRHAVVVESPAEAEETTDPENLGEVAADLLGELVNEGDVLGLAWGRSTIHMAAALDRLPPCTVVQLTGVYDAGTAERGSVEAVRRAAQVSGGDAHPIYAPMLLPDAATAQALRHQTGIARAFEYFDKVTVACVSIGSWEPGISTVHDMLSDEERSHYASLGVAAEMSAHLFDAEGRRVGRDLGERCITVKTDQLRRVPEVVAIAGGQRKAAAIDAVLRSGLVTSLVTDTSAADYLMTAGPTPKPALNRADPDGI; encoded by the coding sequence GTGAACAGCAGTGAGGAGATCGCCGTGTCGGGTATGTCGGCGGGCCGGTCAGCCATGCGGATGGGACCCGCTGAGCTGGTGCAGGCGGCGGCCATGGCCCGCCGCTTCTACCTCGAGGGAAAGTCCAAGATCCAGATCGCGGAGGAGTTCGGCGTCAGCCGCTTCAAGGTGGCCCGGGTCCTGGAGACCGCCCTCGAACGGGATCTCGTACGGATCGAGATCCGTGTGCCGGCCGAACTGGACGCCGAGCGCTCCGACGCGCTCCGCGCCCGTTACGGCCTCAGGCATGCCGTCGTGGTCGAGTCCCCGGCCGAGGCCGAGGAGACCACGGACCCCGAGAACCTGGGGGAAGTCGCCGCCGACCTGCTCGGCGAACTGGTCAACGAGGGGGACGTACTGGGGCTGGCCTGGGGCCGGTCCACCATTCACATGGCGGCGGCGCTGGACCGGCTGCCGCCCTGCACGGTCGTGCAGCTGACGGGTGTGTACGACGCAGGGACCGCCGAACGCGGCTCGGTCGAGGCCGTCCGCCGCGCCGCACAGGTGTCCGGCGGCGACGCGCACCCCATCTACGCGCCGATGCTGCTGCCGGACGCGGCCACCGCGCAGGCCCTGCGCCACCAGACCGGGATCGCCCGGGCCTTCGAGTACTTCGACAAGGTCACGGTCGCCTGTGTCTCCATCGGCTCCTGGGAGCCGGGCATCTCGACGGTGCACGACATGCTCAGCGACGAGGAGCGGTCGCACTACGCCTCGCTCGGTGTCGCCGCCGAGATGTCCGCGCACCTCTTCGACGCCGAGGGCCGCAGGGTCGGCCGCGACCTGGGCGAGCGGTGCATCACGGTCAAGACCGACCAGCTGCGCCGCGTCCCCGAGGTCGTCGCCATAGCGGGCGGTCAGCGCAAGGCGGCCGCGATCGACGCGGTGCTGCGCTCGGGTCTCGTCACCAGCCTGGTGACGGACACGTCGGCGGCCGACTACCTGATGACGGCGGGACCGACACCGAAGCCGGCCCTCAACCGGGCGGACCCGGACGGGATCTGA
- the rpe gene encoding ribulose-phosphate 3-epimerase encodes MAVQINPSILSADFARLAEEAKAVEGADWLHVDVMDNHFVPNLTLGVPVVESLARATDTPLDCHLMIEAPDRWAPQYVEAGASSVTFHVEAAAAPVRLAREIRAKGARASMALRPATPIEPYEDLLPELDMLLIMTVEPGFGGQAFLDIMLPKIRRTRELIGKHGLDLWLQIDGGVSAATIERCAEAGADVFVAGSAVYGAADPAEAVRGLRAQAQAATAGASWACEH; translated from the coding sequence ATGGCCGTGCAGATCAACCCCAGCATCCTGTCCGCCGACTTCGCCCGCCTCGCGGAGGAGGCGAAGGCGGTCGAGGGAGCCGACTGGCTCCACGTCGACGTCATGGACAACCATTTCGTCCCGAACCTCACGCTCGGTGTGCCGGTCGTGGAGTCACTGGCCCGTGCCACGGACACTCCGCTGGACTGCCATCTGATGATCGAGGCCCCCGATCGCTGGGCCCCGCAGTACGTCGAGGCGGGCGCCTCGTCCGTCACCTTCCATGTCGAGGCGGCCGCCGCGCCGGTGCGGCTCGCCCGCGAGATCCGCGCCAAGGGCGCCCGGGCCTCCATGGCCCTCAGGCCCGCGACGCCCATCGAGCCGTACGAGGACCTGCTGCCCGAACTCGACATGCTGCTGATCATGACGGTCGAGCCGGGCTTCGGGGGCCAGGCGTTTCTCGACATCATGCTTCCCAAGATCCGCCGCACCCGCGAGCTGATCGGCAAGCACGGCCTCGACCTGTGGCTCCAGATCGACGGCGGGGTCTCGGCCGCCACCATCGAGCGGTGCGCCGAAGCGGGTGCCGACGTGTTCGTGGCCGGCTCGGCGGTGTACGGCGCCGCCGACCCGGCGGAAGCGGTCCGTGGCCTGCGGGCTCAGGCGCAGGCGGCTACCGCCGGGGCCTCGTGGGCATGTGAACACTGA
- a CDS encoding RsmB/NOP family class I SAM-dependent RNA methyltransferase, translated as MSDQHQGSRKPGKPYRRPQKDPVRLLAFEVLRAVDERDAYANLVLPPLLRKAREKGGFDGRDAALATELVYGTLRRQGTYDAVISACVDRPLREVDPPVLDVLSLGVHQLLGTRIPTHAAVSASVELARVVLGDGRAKFVNAVLRKVAQHDLDEWVEKVAPPYDDDPEDHLAVVHSHPRWVVSALWDSLGGGRAGIEELLEADNERPEVTLVARPGRATTEELLREEAAVAGRWSPYAVRLTEGGEPGAIDAVRDGRAGVQDEGSQLVALALANAPVDGPDTKWLDGCAGPGGKAALLAALAAERGATLLASEKQPHRAGLVAKALAGNPGPYQVIAADGTRPPWRPGSFDRVLMDVPCTGLGALRRRPEARWRRRPEDLDGFAPLQRGLLRTALESVRVGGVVGYATCSPHLAETRAVVADLLKQFPQAELIDARPLLPGVPALGDGPDVQLWPHLHGTDAMYLALIRKTG; from the coding sequence GTGAGCGATCAGCACCAGGGTTCCCGCAAGCCGGGCAAGCCCTACCGTCGGCCCCAGAAGGATCCTGTCCGTCTCCTCGCCTTCGAGGTGTTGCGGGCGGTGGACGAGCGGGACGCGTATGCCAACCTCGTGCTGCCGCCGTTGCTGCGCAAGGCGCGGGAGAAGGGGGGCTTCGACGGACGGGACGCGGCTCTCGCCACCGAGCTGGTCTACGGGACGCTGCGCCGGCAGGGGACGTACGACGCCGTCATCTCGGCCTGTGTCGACCGGCCGCTGCGCGAGGTCGATCCGCCGGTGCTCGATGTGCTGAGCCTCGGCGTGCACCAGCTGCTCGGGACGCGCATCCCGACGCATGCCGCGGTGTCCGCCTCCGTGGAGCTCGCCCGGGTCGTGCTCGGCGACGGGCGCGCCAAGTTCGTCAACGCGGTGCTGCGCAAGGTCGCCCAGCACGATCTCGACGAGTGGGTCGAGAAGGTCGCCCCGCCCTACGACGACGACCCCGAGGACCACCTCGCCGTCGTGCACTCGCATCCGCGCTGGGTCGTCTCCGCGCTGTGGGACTCCCTCGGCGGCGGGCGGGCCGGCATCGAGGAGCTGCTGGAGGCCGACAACGAGCGGCCCGAGGTGACGCTCGTCGCCCGGCCCGGCCGGGCCACCACCGAGGAGCTGCTGCGGGAGGAGGCCGCGGTCGCCGGGCGCTGGTCGCCATACGCCGTGCGGCTCACCGAGGGCGGTGAGCCAGGCGCCATCGACGCCGTACGGGACGGGCGGGCGGGGGTGCAGGACGAGGGCAGCCAGCTTGTGGCGCTCGCGCTGGCCAACGCGCCGGTCGACGGGCCCGACACGAAGTGGCTGGACGGATGCGCCGGGCCCGGTGGCAAGGCCGCGCTGCTCGCCGCGCTCGCCGCCGAGCGGGGCGCCACTCTCCTCGCCTCCGAGAAGCAGCCGCACCGGGCGGGGCTCGTCGCCAAGGCCCTCGCCGGCAATCCCGGGCCCTACCAGGTCATCGCCGCCGACGGGACCCGGCCGCCGTGGCGGCCCGGTTCCTTCGACCGGGTGCTGATGGACGTGCCGTGCACGGGGCTCGGCGCCCTGCGTCGTCGGCCCGAGGCGCGGTGGCGGCGTCGGCCGGAGGACCTCGACGGGTTCGCTCCGCTGCAGCGAGGGTTGCTGCGGACCGCGCTGGAGTCCGTCCGGGTGGGGGGCGTCGTCGGCTACGCCACCTGCTCGCCGCACCTCGCCGAGACCCGGGCGGTGGTCGCCGACCTGCTCAAGCAGTTCCCGCAGGCCGAGCTGATCGACGCCCGGCCCCTGCTGCCCGGCGTGCCGGCGCTCGGCGACGGCCCCGACGTCCAGCTGTGGCCGCATCTGCACGGGACCGACGCCATGTACCTGGCGCTGATCAGGAAGACCGGCTGA
- a CDS encoding barstar family protein, translated as MTDATLAEALGAGGWAHTELDLTGVTGKPAFMDRCARALGLPDYFGRNWDALADSLTDLPATPAGRGRLIVVRAWQEYARTAPQEWTIAQEVLTEAVQRLRGTARPLEVVLALG; from the coding sequence ATGACCGACGCGACGCTCGCCGAGGCCCTCGGCGCCGGGGGCTGGGCCCACACGGAACTGGACCTCACCGGCGTCACCGGCAAACCCGCCTTCATGGACCGCTGCGCCCGCGCGCTCGGCCTGCCCGACTACTTCGGCCGCAACTGGGATGCCCTCGCCGACTCCCTGACCGACCTGCCCGCGACCCCGGCCGGGCGCGGCCGACTGATCGTGGTGCGGGCATGGCAGGAGTACGCGCGGACCGCGCCGCAGGAGTGGACCATCGCGCAGGAGGTCCTCACCGAGGCCGTGCAGCGCCTGCGCGGCACCGCGCGCCCGCTGGAGGTGGTCCTGGCGCTCGGTTGA
- a CDS encoding GntR family transcriptional regulator, whose product MAARHEEIADALRRAIDREEYAVGARLPAETDLAARYGVSRGTVRQAIAALAAEGLIGSRQGARRVVLASRRSQSFAELRSFAQWARAMGREATGRVVAQEYRPAGAEDAVRLQLRDGTPVLHVLRLRGLDGEPVLLERTVYADWISPAVESIEPDCPSVTQRLLDDTGLVFAYGEHVIDAVAAGAQDAELLAVRRTSPLLRIRRVTTTREGRPVEWSDDRYRSDAVSFSVHNSIESNALARKTAE is encoded by the coding sequence ATGGCCGCGCGACACGAGGAGATCGCCGACGCGCTGCGCCGGGCGATCGACCGCGAGGAGTACGCGGTCGGCGCACGGCTGCCCGCCGAGACCGACCTCGCCGCCCGCTACGGCGTCTCGCGCGGCACGGTCCGCCAAGCCATCGCGGCGCTGGCCGCCGAGGGACTCATCGGATCCCGCCAGGGCGCCCGCCGCGTCGTCCTGGCCAGCCGCCGCAGCCAGAGCTTCGCCGAACTGCGCAGCTTCGCCCAGTGGGCGCGTGCGATGGGCCGCGAGGCGACCGGCCGGGTCGTCGCACAGGAGTACCGCCCGGCCGGCGCCGAGGACGCCGTGCGCCTCCAACTCCGTGACGGGACACCCGTGTTGCACGTGTTGCGGTTGCGCGGTCTGGACGGTGAGCCGGTGCTCCTGGAGCGGACCGTGTACGCGGACTGGATCTCCCCGGCCGTGGAGTCGATCGAGCCGGACTGCCCCTCGGTGACCCAGCGTCTCCTCGACGACACCGGCCTGGTCTTCGCCTACGGCGAGCATGTCATCGACGCGGTGGCGGCGGGCGCCCAGGACGCCGAGCTGCTCGCCGTCCGCCGCACCAGTCCCCTGCTGCGGATCCGCCGGGTCACGACGACCCGTGAGGGCCGCCCGGTGGAGTGGTCGGACGACCGATACCGCTCGGACGCGGTCAGCTTCAGCGTGCACAACTCGATCGAGAGCAACGCGCTGGCCCGCAAGACGGCCGAGTAG